In one window of Prevotella fusca JCM 17724 DNA:
- a CDS encoding RNA polymerase sigma factor, protein MTREQFVEQVSREQAHLRRFLTALCCGNSAEADDIAQETLIKAYLRSSQYDERGQFSAWLMKIAYRVFIDSRRKQKHQQELPIEKAATLQGNSKSDDAFRYQELHTALATLSETMRTSILLYYMQGYQIKEIAEITDNSEDAIKKQLSRGREQLKHLLER, encoded by the coding sequence ATGACAAGAGAACAATTCGTCGAACAGGTCAGTCGGGAACAGGCACATCTACGCCGGTTCCTGACGGCTTTATGCTGCGGCAACAGTGCTGAAGCTGACGATATTGCTCAAGAGACGCTCATCAAAGCCTACCTTCGTAGCAGTCAATACGATGAACGGGGGCAGTTCTCGGCTTGGCTGATGAAAATAGCTTATCGTGTCTTCATAGACTCACGCCGCAAACAGAAGCACCAGCAGGAACTACCCATCGAGAAGGCTGCCACGCTCCAAGGAAACAGTAAGAGTGACGATGCCTTCCGCTATCAGGAACTACACACTGCGTTGGCAACGCTCTCGGAGACAATGCGTACAAGTATTTTGCTCTATTATATGCAGGGTTATCAGATAAAAGAGATTGCAGAGATAACCGACAACAGTGAGGATGCAATCAAGAAACAGCTCTCACGAGGACGGGAACAACTTAAACACTTATTGGAAAGATGA